CAAGAAGGCAAAGGCATTTTGATGCACTGCACCAAATTTGGAACAAAGACCTTATAGCCCAGACCACATCACTATCCTCCCACCTGCAACCCCCCCCTCAACCCCCCCCTCGCAATTTGCACATCTACTCACTCATACACACGTGTAGCTATGCATTACATATccatttacattatacattatacattatattcTATACATAATCTATAcatatgaagtgtgtgtgtgtgcacgcgcgtgtgtgtgtgcgcgcgcgcgtgtgtgcgtgtatgcgcgcgcatgtttttctgttttctgtatttctccTCAAGCAGACAAGAACTTTCGGCCATTTTTTTCGGggtgtttgttgttttcaccaaaacaagagGCTGTTCTCAGGTCGACGCTGAGATGTGCCTAACAGTCAACCTATGGCTAGTTTGAAGGAGGCTAAAATGATCCCAGATcagtgtctgtttctgtgtcatGCCATCCCCCATCGCGCTGCTAGGTGCGCGCCAGCCTCGCGATAGCCTCGCCTAGTAGAATCAAAGCTCCGTTCGCGAACTGGATGCTGCTGACAGGCGCGCGGGGCGGTCATCATGCAAAGGTTACATTGGATCCGTTTCAGCGAGTCTCTAAAGAAGCCGCTCCTCCGCAGGACCCGCACGGGTCATAAAATGCGAGACGTCTAGCAACACAAAAACGCTAGGACTAAACGTTTCCGGGCCTGTTTGGCTACAGCAGGTGTCATCGATGGACGCAAGTTTGGGATTTCCACGAACGGCATTGTGTACGCTGGCTCCACTCGGCGGTAAAGTGGCTTCATGAGTGTCCAAAGTAACAGTGGAAGTGGTGGTGGAAGTTTGGAGGCGACGCCATCTTGGTCGCAGCTCTCCTCGTCCCCAACGATTTCTCAACAACATATAACGGCGACCGCAAAGAGCAAGGAAGGTATATTAACTCGCCAAGTGTACGACTGACTCGTATTCTCATTAAAGTGTGTCCTTTCCAGGAGAAGTGGATTATTTTGGCCGTGTCGAGCTAACGTTTGTTGAAGTAAAAATGGATGTCAAGTTCACTGATGCCGTGAATTGGAAGCCAAACGTCAGCTGTCAGATCAGTTGATGGCCAGTCTAAGTAGCAGCAAGCTATCATGTTTGCACAAAGGAAGCGCTAGCTTGTTTTGTATGTAAGCTTACATGATTTCTTGTTACTCGTAGCTGTTGATGCGATAACAGTGTTTTTTGTAGCAGTTTGCAAATGCCCCCCTATCAACAGCATCTAGTTAGATATTAAACAACGTAGCTATGCATGCATCCAATAAATGCATTGCAATGCATGCTTCCACTGCTATAAACTTGAGAGCAGGCCCTGGATTTTACCCTTTTGGCAGTTTGGatgcatctgtttttttgtttttgtgtttgagactTTATTCACCCGATATTGCTGAATGTgatgtgacaaaacaaaaccgTGATCACAAGTGAGAGCAATTAGTTATGATATGTTGTTAAAGTATTTAGACAGCGATGATGTGAATAAGTTGGTAAGACCGACCATAAATGCGTTATAATTACTGTACAGAGGTAATTGTTTACTAATTCATTTTCAACCATAGACATCTAACGTGAAATACAAATTTACTAACATAGAAAATAATGCTGTCACATGAAGCTCTAGCTATATAGATGAATTAAGCTCTCCCCTGTCCTTAGATAACCTCACACAGGCCTTGTTGTGTGCTCTGCTCTCTGTTTCACTGCTCAGGGGCTTCATAATGGCTATTATGCCTTTTAGGGCTAGCTCCTGTGCCAGAAGCTATGTAAAGATGACAGCCAGGAAATGTCCATTAAGGAAACAAACACTTTCAGCAGTAGTCAGCAGGGAGCGGAAGACCAGTGAGTCTCTCCCTGGAAACCAGTTGTCATAGTTCAAGGCCCAGTCTACCACTCTGACATCTGCAAATATGGTTATATCGTaaggaaatgtaaatgtaacacTAGGAAAAAGGCAGTTTGGAAGACACAAAAGCTGTGTCTTGTTTCAACAGCATAAGTAGCATTGATGCACACGTGTTGCTTTTGAATAAGCGACATTACAGCTGAAAGGCCCAAATGTATTTCTCATTGCCTGTGCAGATTGTACAAAGATGTGCCTTTTGAAGGAAAACTTCCAGTGTCCTTatctcagctggtattttgCTCTATCAGCAAGGCGTCTGAAGAATTGGGATCCCTAAATATATCAGACTAGTTTAACACCGTGCAATGAGGCTGTGAAGGTCTAACTTGAGAGAAAATAGAAGGGCTCGACCGGTTGAAGATTTTTGTGCTGACAAACTGGGAGACTCGCTCAGGCCGGCCTCGACTCTTCTCCCTCCTGACTTCCCTGTGGGAGAATGACCTTCCTGCTCAAGTTAGAAATGCATTGTCACTCATCTGCAGTATCTTCCATTGTAGCATGAAAGTGCATCTTTTAAAGAGCTACCTCTACTGCCCAGCTGCCTGAATCAAAtccatttttctatttttatcttGTAATCACTCTAATTTTTTCTAATCCTCCCCTAGAAACTGTCCTGTTCCTTCTCTTTTCCcatttgtattccttttttttgtaatttggtcGTAGAGAAAATGTCCAGGGCTCAATAGCTCGGATTCCTTGTACGTGTCACTGCCGTTTTGCTTGTAATGACAATGATGTAAGCGTCTAACCTTACTCTGTGGATCCCCTTATGTCAGGCCCCATGGAGGAATTGCACAGCCTGGACCCCAGGAGACAGGAGCTGCTGGAGGCCAGGTTCACAGGAGCTGTCACTGGCAACACAGGAGGCAGCACTGGGAGCACCAGTGGAGGTGCTAAGGTAACCACAATACAGAAAAACCGAAGCCTTGTTTTTTTGAGATACgtcgcacaccacacacaaacacagttggTTGCGGTTTTAATCACAATGTTCGCTCACAAGACAACACTtgagaataattaaaaaattggCTGCATTGTATAGATGTCAATAACATGAAATCTCCAATCTCAAGTTCTAATATTAATAGAAGCGACAACCAGTGCTTGCAGCGGAAAGAATGCAGTACACAAGTTGGAGCAGTCTTGAGGCTTGTGTTTGTCAGTGACTAACTTAAGTAACTAACTCCACCATGATAGTTCCTAGGCCCTCAGGAAGTACTTCTTCAGCAACAGGGGAATTTTGGAGGCAGGAAATAAAAACCACACCCAAGTTAAAAAGCATGTTAAAGTTCCTATTTTCCTTAAAAAGGATGCAGCGTTTCTGGAAACGGGCATGTAGTGGAAAAAAGCCAAGTGACACACCTAACAACTGAAGATCTGGATTCCTATCAGACGTGTCAGACTGCACCCAGGCTTTGTTTCACTGTTGTTTACATTTCATCAAGTTACAAAACTTTGATAGAACTACACACCTGTGGAGACTATTTTCATAATTGTATGTGTTCACTTATTTGTTTGAATTCTCACTCTCCGCAGGGTCTGGCCAATGAGTCCTCTAATCACAGCTATGGCAGTCTGGGCTCATCTAGCGACAAGGAGTCAGaggtaagacacacacagacatagtcATTTTTGCAATGGGCATGGGTGACTCTTAATTTATTTTGAGAAGACCGGACATATTcaattgaaattaaatattaCTTACTTTATAACACAGatattaaaaatagagcctGGTTACtactttgctgctgctgctaccaCAATACGGAGCAGTAATATTCACAACAAGCTTAGGatttacaattttgttttttttgatgaaTGTGGGCGGCTGACATGCGAAAATCCACTACATGGGTTTTAGtactattaaaaacaaaacactggtgGGGTGGTGGGCGAATAATGTAATCGGTGTATTCTTGACCACCGTGTAACACTGGAAACATCTACTACCGCGGCAAGCCTACTGCCTACTTGTCTTTATCTCTCCCACTACCTCCacctctccttctctttttttccctagAACTCTGATTTGAAAAGAGGTAGCTCCCCTGCCTACTCAGTATGTACTCTTTCTTTCTGCTGAACACCACCACTCAAACCAGCTTTCTTAGGTAAAACACAAGGGATTTATGCCTTTACTTTCTCTCTTGATTCAAATCGAATCACAGACCCCAGAGAAGAAGCACTCTGAATCGTCCagagggaggaaaaggaaaGCTGAAACCTATTCAGAGAGTAGTCAAGGTATGACTGACACCTGCAAGAAATCAGTATAATGTAGGCATCTATGCATTTCTGCATTAAATCTTTGTTCAATTTTCTACGCAGGGAAGACTTCCACACGTGGGCCCAAGATCAGCGACTACTTTGACGTGAGTATTACAGCAACTCCTGTCATTCCCAACATAATATGATCGTTATTATTTTGGAACCAAATTTTTAAGTTTGCCCATGTTCTCTGCAAAGTTTCAGGGTGGAAATGGTTCCAGTCCAGTCAGAGGCCTCCCATCGACTCGTCGCTCTCCACAGAACTCACACTCTGCCCCAGGCTCAATCGTGAGTATTTTACAAACAGTAGAATGCTTTACACAATTATTATTGATGGGTTATTTGCACATGAGGTAGATGtgagtctctgtgtgtttttacaagatttaaaaaataaccacTTGGTCTGTAGGTCCGGCAGAATAGCTCTTCTCCtacaagtctgtgttttggggAACACAATCCTAAAGCTTCCTCCAGCAAGTGTGTCCAGGTAATGTGACACATACATTAAACACTCACATGACAAGACTTCACTGTACAGTTATTGTTATACCTCTGACTGGTACCTCTCTGTCTGAATCTTTTAGACGGAGTTAACCGCCCTGAAACTTGCTGCTCTGGAGAGCAACAAGAGTCTGgacctggaaaaaaaagaggggcgGATAGATGACCTGCTTAGGGTGAGTCCACCATCCATGAACTGAGTTTTGATGGAGAGTGCATAAGAGGACAACGGTCTAATGTACAACAGGTTATCAGGTCAGGTTTGTATTATGTTTATAGCTACACAACCAAGCGTAATACAGTCCCTGCTGTCTTTCATTTACAGGCTAACTGTGACCTGCGGAGACAGATAGATGAACAGCAAAAACTCCTGGAGAAGTACAAGGAGAGGCTCAATAAGTGCATCACTATGAGCAAGAAACTGCTTGTCGAGAAGGTAACTGTATGCATGCACCGTTTTGTGTGTCCATTGTACATttggttgaagaaaaaaacagcagaattGTTTTCTGgttattcaataaataaatagtctaTATGAAAGTACCACATGGTAAAGCCTGTTTTTCTATTCTTCGTACTCCATGATAGCAAAATGGCATGTAAGGATCAGAATGTAAAGCCTTGTCCAAATGATGTAATGCAGTTTGGCCGCtgatttttttgctgttgcgaTAGAAACAATGTAGAAAAAATATATCTCATAGACATTTTTATATGGTTTTTACAATAGACTGTATATCATCATATTGCCCCACCCTATTGTCATGTTTGTACATTTAATGTATTGGCGACATAAATCATTTGAAACATGCGTACATACACATGCAACAGATGCAGACACCTTTTCTGACAAAAGGTATTCTCTGGGGTTTTAGCTTTGCTTTGGACAACTCCTTAGGGGAAAATTCGGTCTGCGGGTTGGTAGATATTTGCCTGTTTTCCCTAGGTCGCCTCCATTTTTTCTAATGTCTGCCTGTTTTTGTGAACAGAGCACCCAGGAGAAGCAGTCATGTCGAGAGAAGAGCATGCAGGACCGTCTCCGTCTCGGTCACTTCACCACTGTCAGACATGGAGCGTCCTACACCGAGCAGTGGACGGACGGATACGCATTCCAGAACCTGATCAAGTGAGATACAGCAAACTCATGCATATTGTTCCATCCAATTACATGAATTTCAGCAAATTACATTTCAGATTTGTGTTCTATACCGTGTTGCAGGGTCAgaaatgcagtgttttttgAGTGGATATTCTGTGCATGCTTCACTTCACAGCCAGGTGCAAAACATATGAAAGGCTGTTTATTGTCTGCTACAGCACTACCCATAAGACCCATTCCCTACGCCTCCGTGTCCACTTCTCTGTGCAGGCAACAGGAGGGCATCAACCAGCAGAGGGAGGAGATAGAGCGACAGAGGAAGCTGCTGGCCAAGAGGAAGCCTCCAAACCCTGCATCTCCCTCCCTCTCGGTGGCCTCCACCTCTGAACCCAAGCAGCGCAAAACTAAGGTGGTCAACGGCAACGACTCTGACCCCTTCCTCAAGCCCTCCCTGCCCCAACTGTAAGTACACTGAAATGGCTACATACTGTCAACGTAAAACTGAAGGATGCTGGACCATAAAGAATGAGAGGGATAACTGTCCAATTTCTATATTTTTGACTGTAAAATTGTTAGGAGCAATACATCATAGGCTTCCTTTTAGATACACTTTTCTTCCCAATTCCTCTTCAACCGGAGTCTTAAATAGATCCTTGCAAGATGACTTTGAGTTGAATAATCATCACTCCTGTAGCCCAAAATGAATGTCCCCAACAaagtggttttttttaaatttcttttctgTTCGGAGATTTTGAGTTGTCTGTATTTTGGCAGATTGACCCTCGCGGAGTACCACGAGCAGGAAGAGATCTTCAAGCTTCGCCTTGGACATCTGAAGAAGGTCAGtagcacaaaaaaaagtaattaacaACAACATATTGTGACCATAAAGCATTATCTATTGTAATGGCCAAAACGTACATTGAAACACTGAAACTCTAATCAAAACAATGCAAAGATGGTCATGCATTCAGTTTTAAACGACCGCTGGAGTCCTAAATTGTTTGATTGTATACATGTGAATAAGGTGCATGAATCCTTCCACAGGAAAAATGATGTCATATGCTGTATTTATGCAGGAGGAAGCCGAGATCCAGGCAGAGCTGGAGCGGTTGGAGCGGGTGAGGAACCTCCATATCAGAGAGCTGAAGAGGATAAACAACGAGGACAGCTCGGCGTGAGTCCATTCAAAATACAGTaccataaaatgtcaaatagcATAATGGTTAAGACTGGGACTAAAAACCTGCCTAATAGATGTAAATCATAATCTTTTTCCATTCTCAAGGCATTTACTTTTCTTCGTCAATACAAATTATTTAAGTAACAGAAATTTCTTTTATAGTTGAAAGACGTAAATGTAAGAATATGGAAGTGCAATAAAAAGCCTCTTTGCAAAGTGCTTTAAAAGGTGACAAGCGTCGGTTACAAGCAACAACCATAAAACAAACCATAATGTGCCTCCTCACACAGTTTTAAAGACCATCCTACCCTGAATGAGAGGTACCTGTTGCTGCACTTGCTGGGCAGGGGCGGCTTCAGTGAAGTCTATAAGGTAATGTCTGTGTActtggaatattttttttttttcctattctgCAAAATAGTGGAGacaaatgtgttcattttcttGTCACACTCAGGCTTTTGACCTGTTTGAGCAGCGATACGCAGCTGTTAAAATCCACCAACTCAACAAGAActggagagaggagaaaaaggagaaCTACCACAAGTAGGTCTcatatacacaaatacaacTTAAGatacacaaagacaaaatgttgcacatacacactacaTTGACATTTATTTCCTTCCAGGCATGCTTGCAGGGAGTACCGGATACACAAGCAGCTGGACCATCCCAGAATAGTCAAACTATATGACTATTTCTCCCTGGATACTGACACGTGAGTCACCTTTGACCTCTGCCAGCTGCAGCCCTGCTGGGTTGACATATCCTGAGGTTGTTGATCCCCCAGCACGtggttaaaaaacatttttatagcAGTTTTGAATAAACATTGTGCACATCAGTAAGCTTCAATCCTTTAGAAAATGCCCTACCCAGTAAATATTCAATGTGCAGTTGTTTGAATTCTGCCTGAAGGCTCTACGTCATTGGTTGCTACAAGTAACCGCCTACATTATAGGGGTGTTATCAGATTGGGAAAGAGTAAATAGTAAAAGCAATTCACGGAAAAATGCATGATTCAGCATTAACATGCCAGTACAATGGGAGTTATTTTTGAAGGTTTAtttgttaaagggtaactactgtttttttcaacctggaccctattttccaatgtttttgtgtgactgttgagaacaacaatctttgaaaatggtccagtattaagctaCAATCTAAGGTAATAGGGCAATTGTAttgcttgtatttacctttacaACTATACACctttgttttgccactgacaggctcagattaatatgctaagtgtgtgacaacattatggtaAGGATTTGTttagagatagacctttaaaacctctttgagacctttctgtttaaccagaaatgactctgaagtcgctagcgctaaacccaccaaactcaatttaaaaaagcaatacttttagcgtgaatagaGATACATATTGTGCTGTATAGTgctaacatattttcacatgtaaatcagtaaactgtgtttatctcaACCAAAACtatagttgtgatggttggaaaagtgttaATAAAcaacttttcatagttttatttagtttctgtcgactttgattGAAGTTTATTTCtcgatgctaaaatgactgttgtttttatgtggagtctggtgggtttagcaaacacaaaacatatacagattatatataatatatatacattttcggggtcgttgagcattaaatccaaacggttacatccaagatttatccacttaaTGTCTATAATTCATCAcgtttttgctcatttctgcCACTAGCTCTGTGTTCTGTGGCTTTCCTGTATCTGTGTGCCTTCAATTCCGTTTGTTTACAGAAGTGAAGGCACACCATATGCCTAAGATGTGCAACAGCGAGAGCAAAGAGTTTAGAATGGGAAAGAGAAGAATCCGCCAAGTCAAACTAGTCTAATGTGATCAAAAATATTATAAGATAGATAACTACCGTTTTACAGAGGAGAACGGCGTCACTgatttgagatttggcatacatttgggccttttttgaagaaatgtaaatagtttgtgctTTATATAGGAGatctgttttagacaacacaaatgcttgtgtagcattgctgtgggtgtaatgtcaataaatatgacattatgttGAATATTGGCATAAGtcaatgtcatgagggcaataGCTTCTGGACTTTTtgagaaaatgtatgtattttgtcaactgtataagttataatgttcTTCagagtgtgactcccaagacatatgagaagtgttttagaggagaTTGGCctaggttttactgctctgtgtgacatcaatacatatctgtaagattcatgttccattttatttatttgtcttttaaggtcttacaaccatttttaacattcaggAGCATTCACTGCAGCAAACATATTCTAAATAGCGTAGTTTGACCTGAAAAAAATTATGTTCACATCTTGATTgaagacaacagggttgatgttttgcaagcttttttgcaaaaaaaaaacagatggacAATGAACTGTTAATATGACCTTAGATCTCTGAGGGTTAATACAGGACcattttcaaagattgttgtccTGTCAGAAccttagacacaaacacaggttGAAAAAAgacggtagttaccctttaactaAGCATGTGAACTTCAGTCACTCGTACCTAAAAGGGAGTTAAAGAATCTGGTAGCCATAGTTCCGATATTTGTCCAGATAACAGATGAACCCATCTCTATGTGGAGTACAAAGGTTGAGCGAAGGCCCTACTCATATTGTACCATGTTGGTAAAGCTTTCCTTGGGGAACTGAGTAGCTCTCACTCATGACTTGAAACTTAAGTTTGAATAACTCTGTAGCAGAAAGTCCTGACTCTGACCCCTGACCTCCTacgtggaggggggggggatgtctcCTCTTAGCCATTAGTCCGTCCAGCTCTTAAAAGAAACAGAATAAGCAGTTGCTCTCTGCTTCAGGATCAATACATTAATGAGAGTGTTGTTGCTGGTGACCTCGATTTGTTCACATTCAGTTGTTG
The sequence above is drawn from the Etheostoma spectabile isolate EspeVRDwgs_2016 chromosome 12, UIUC_Espe_1.0, whole genome shotgun sequence genome and encodes:
- the LOC116698755 gene encoding serine/threonine-protein kinase tousled-like 1-B isoform X1 → MSVQSNSGSGGGSLEATPSWSQLSSSPTISQQHITATAKSKEGPMEELHSLDPRRQELLEARFTGAVTGNTGGSTGSTSGGAKGLANESSNHSYGSLGSSSDKESENSDLKRGSSPAYSTPEKKHSESSRGRKRKAETYSESSQGKTSTRGPKISDYFDFQGGNGSSPVRGLPSTRRSPQNSHSAPGSIVRQNSSSPTSLCFGEHNPKASSSKCVQTELTALKLAALESNKSLDLEKKEGRIDDLLRANCDLRRQIDEQQKLLEKYKERLNKCITMSKKLLVEKSTQEKQSCREKSMQDRLRLGHFTTVRHGASYTEQWTDGYAFQNLIKQQEGINQQREEIERQRKLLAKRKPPNPASPSLSVASTSEPKQRKTKVVNGNDSDPFLKPSLPQLLTLAEYHEQEEIFKLRLGHLKKEEAEIQAELERLERVRNLHIRELKRINNEDSSAFKDHPTLNERYLLLHLLGRGGFSEVYKAFDLFEQRYAAVKIHQLNKNWREEKKENYHKHACREYRIHKQLDHPRIVKLYDYFSLDTDTFCTVLEFCEGNDLDFYLKQNKLMSEKEARSIVMQIVSALRYLNEIKPPIIHYDLKPGNILLVDGTACGEIKITDFGLSKIMDDDNYGVDGMDLTSQGAGTYWYLPPECFVVGKEPPKISNKVDVWSVGVIFFQCLYGRKPFGHNQSQQDILQENTILKATEVQFPAKPQASTEAKAFIRRCLAYRKEDRFDVHQLCSDSYLLPHMRRSNSSGSLQPSASSLSTY
- the LOC116698755 gene encoding serine/threonine-protein kinase tousled-like 1-B isoform X3, with amino-acid sequence MSVQSNSGSGGGSLEATPSWSQLSSSPTISQQHITATAKSKEGPMEELHSLDPRRQELLEARFTGAVTGNTGGSTGSTSGGAKGLANESSNHSYGSLGSSSDKESETPEKKHSESSRGRKRKAETYSESSQGKTSTRGPKISDYFDFQGGNGSSPVRGLPSTRRSPQNSHSAPGSIVRQNSSSPTSLCFGEHNPKASSSKCVQTELTALKLAALESNKSLDLEKKEGRIDDLLRANCDLRRQIDEQQKLLEKYKERLNKCITMSKKLLVEKSTQEKQSCREKSMQDRLRLGHFTTVRHGASYTEQWTDGYAFQNLIKQQEGINQQREEIERQRKLLAKRKPPNPASPSLSVASTSEPKQRKTKVVNGNDSDPFLKPSLPQLLTLAEYHEQEEIFKLRLGHLKKEEAEIQAELERLERVRNLHIRELKRINNEDSSAFKDHPTLNERYLLLHLLGRGGFSEVYKAFDLFEQRYAAVKIHQLNKNWREEKKENYHKHACREYRIHKQLDHPRIVKLYDYFSLDTDTFCTVLEFCEGNDLDFYLKQNKLMSEKEARSIVMQIVSALRYLNEIKPPIIHYDLKPGNILLVDGTACGEIKITDFGLSKIMDDDNYGVDGMDLTSQGAGTYWYLPPECFVVGKEPPKISNKVDVWSVGVIFFQCLYGRKPFGHNQSQQDILQENTILKATEVQFPAKPQASTEAKAFIRRCLAYRKEDRFDVHQLCSDSYLLPHMRRSNSSGSLQPSASSLSTY
- the LOC116698755 gene encoding serine/threonine-protein kinase tousled-like 1-B isoform X2, whose amino-acid sequence is MSVQSNSGSGGGSLEATPSWSQLSSSPTISQQHITATAKSKEGPMEELHSLDPRRQELLEARFTGAVTGNTGGSTGSTSGGAKGLANESSNHSYGSLGSSSDKESENSDLKRGSSPAYSTPEKKHSESSRGRKRKAETYSESSQGKTSTRGPKISDYFDGGNGSSPVRGLPSTRRSPQNSHSAPGSIVRQNSSSPTSLCFGEHNPKASSSKCVQTELTALKLAALESNKSLDLEKKEGRIDDLLRANCDLRRQIDEQQKLLEKYKERLNKCITMSKKLLVEKSTQEKQSCREKSMQDRLRLGHFTTVRHGASYTEQWTDGYAFQNLIKQQEGINQQREEIERQRKLLAKRKPPNPASPSLSVASTSEPKQRKTKVVNGNDSDPFLKPSLPQLLTLAEYHEQEEIFKLRLGHLKKEEAEIQAELERLERVRNLHIRELKRINNEDSSAFKDHPTLNERYLLLHLLGRGGFSEVYKAFDLFEQRYAAVKIHQLNKNWREEKKENYHKHACREYRIHKQLDHPRIVKLYDYFSLDTDTFCTVLEFCEGNDLDFYLKQNKLMSEKEARSIVMQIVSALRYLNEIKPPIIHYDLKPGNILLVDGTACGEIKITDFGLSKIMDDDNYGVDGMDLTSQGAGTYWYLPPECFVVGKEPPKISNKVDVWSVGVIFFQCLYGRKPFGHNQSQQDILQENTILKATEVQFPAKPQASTEAKAFIRRCLAYRKEDRFDVHQLCSDSYLLPHMRRSNSSGSLQPSASSLSTY
- the LOC116698755 gene encoding serine/threonine-protein kinase tousled-like 1-B isoform X4; this translates as MSVQSNSGSGGGSLEATPSWSQLSSSPTISQQHITATAKSKEGPMEELHSLDPRRQELLEARFTGAVTGNTGGSTGSTSGGAKGLANESSNHSYGSLGSSSDKESETPEKKHSESSRGRKRKAETYSESSQGKTSTRGPKISDYFDGGNGSSPVRGLPSTRRSPQNSHSAPGSIVRQNSSSPTSLCFGEHNPKASSSKCVQTELTALKLAALESNKSLDLEKKEGRIDDLLRANCDLRRQIDEQQKLLEKYKERLNKCITMSKKLLVEKSTQEKQSCREKSMQDRLRLGHFTTVRHGASYTEQWTDGYAFQNLIKQQEGINQQREEIERQRKLLAKRKPPNPASPSLSVASTSEPKQRKTKVVNGNDSDPFLKPSLPQLLTLAEYHEQEEIFKLRLGHLKKEEAEIQAELERLERVRNLHIRELKRINNEDSSAFKDHPTLNERYLLLHLLGRGGFSEVYKAFDLFEQRYAAVKIHQLNKNWREEKKENYHKHACREYRIHKQLDHPRIVKLYDYFSLDTDTFCTVLEFCEGNDLDFYLKQNKLMSEKEARSIVMQIVSALRYLNEIKPPIIHYDLKPGNILLVDGTACGEIKITDFGLSKIMDDDNYGVDGMDLTSQGAGTYWYLPPECFVVGKEPPKISNKVDVWSVGVIFFQCLYGRKPFGHNQSQQDILQENTILKATEVQFPAKPQASTEAKAFIRRCLAYRKEDRFDVHQLCSDSYLLPHMRRSNSSGSLQPSASSLSTY